One Styela clava chromosome 4, kaStyClav1.hap1.2, whole genome shotgun sequence genomic window, caatattggATCTGAGTGAAGTATATTTTAGAGGTTATATTATCTACCCAAAGTTGAAAACTTTAAGGAAAAAACCTGCAGTTTGTTCCCTCCCAGCCTTTACACTAAGAAGTCGTGTATAATGCAATAAGTTATATTACTATCAGAAAAATAACAAAGCACCGATCACATTGAAATTGTATCTACAAAAGTTTGATAATATTTAGAACAAACTGCTTATGAAAGCCAACGTTCCATAAAATCGCAATGTCAAATGAGAACACAAATTAAAGAATAAAATGCCAGTTCTTGCTGTGTTTGCGTTTGGGCAAATCATTGGAAATATTGCATAGCCCTGCTTTGTGTTTAACGGAGTTGGAGTCAAAGCTTTTATAGGTATTGTCGGAGACCAAGATTTTCACAGTCACAATGTCTTGAAAAACAACTAAGATCAAAAATAATGCTGACTTTGAAGTTTTTTGGGTAGAGTTAAAAATTCCCTTAAGTCCCGAGTCTTTCagtttgtttgaaaaaataaaactccgACCATTACCAGCAAAAGTGCTAACCGATTCCACAATCCTGCTTTGGAATTTTGAAATCAATTGCTGGCAACTGATTCTTTGAAACAAAACGGCAACAGCATCCGTTTCCAGTCGACGAACGCCATAATCGTCATGATGAGATTGAAAATTTGGTTCGCCAGCAATGCGAGCTTCGAggtaaacaaaacaataaaaatggtCGCCATTGTATCGCTCAGGAAGCAAAGGGAAGCTGCGATTGCTGCTTTTTTCAACACCGGCATCAACTCGCGAGAAGCATTGCCGGCATTTTCTTTATGCTTGAATATTGGaagtaaatataaatacagCAGAACCATTTGAGTGAAAATTGTCCACACGCCATAACTAATCCAAAAAGCTGTGTAGTTAATTTTTACTCTTATTCTAACAATTCCACATCCACGTTCGGTCATTCCAATTTCAGCACTAATAGGACTCAGAAATATTAAAGTTGAAGGCAAAGAAATTACTAGAATCAGTGACGCAATGCTCAAAAATCTTGTGGAACATGTTGTCAGGTGCTTCATCGCTTGTTCCTGGTACAGAAGTCGCTGTCGCAACCATAGAATTAGGTAGCTAAAAATCGAAGCGGTTGAAGTACAgaaaaaatacagaaagtgCGAGATTGAACACAATTCTGGAAAATACATCTCCACTATATATTTTTCTACGCCTGAATGAATGGCTACTAATAATAAATCCCATGCGAATATATACCGGACTATTTTAATTGCAGTGCCAAGATTTTTCGAAGCCCTGTTTCCCGAAACGTTCTTGCGACGTCTGATGTCGATGGTGAGCGTGATAATAATGTACGTCATGACCAATGCATAGAATATGTAGACTATTTCAGATACCAAGCTTTCATCCATTGATCTGTTAAAATCCTTAGCTCGAGTTTCGTTGTAATATGATGAATTGCCAGAATAAATATTGGACGTATTTTCAAATTCCGAATTCATATCTTCAAAGTATATTTCTAGAATTTTACCTTGACCGAAGGTTTACTCCTATGTAAAATGTTATAATAAGTATCTTAGTACAAAGTACTCAACTGAATGTAGAACGAAGTTGTTAGAAGATTCGTGATATACGAACAATGCTACAGTGATTTGATTGATGCTCATATGCACGATTCTAAAACAACTCAAACTCAAGTCAACACCTCATATCAGAGAAATTTCGAAGGCGAAAGACTTTTTCTAAGAATCAATGTAAACTTGCGGCTACATAAGGTCTTTTTCTTTCGTATGCATTGTTGTGTGATCTTAATGATATCAGTATTAACCTAACCCAAACCCAACGATGTTGATGTTAGATACTGAATTCGGCGCTCCATTAATGTGTTTGCCAATatggagttaactaattttgttcgcctactttacatcaagctgtgtaaaggtattgaaacctatgggcagagggtatattcacttggctaaaacagacagtctccgaactcctAAAAGaactaaataaggaaaatctgaatatatataagtttttggccctaaacctaacctggtacacacactacgggttCCTGAATTCTATAAGAATGTCTTGATAAGAGTTAACGCATGCAAAATTGGCACCACAATTAGTTTCACTTAGGTATGCCATTGAGATTATATCAAGCAAGTATGACCCCGTATCAAAGTAGTTTTATGACGCTGaaatcgcataccaaagtggcatCTCTTTTTATACCACTGTTTcgtttatttataaatgtagaGGTTATGTAATACTTCGTTATTCAatcgaataaattttaaactAGCAAATTGACATGTATCGAAGGTATCAATCATCTTTAATATCGGATGGAAAATTGCGTAATAATATCCTGTAGATAAGCTCTTAAAGCATGCCGGCGATTGCCTTGTGTGAGAACTATTTTGTGCGTGGCCTCGTCTGCAAGCCAAAAACCACAAACGATTGTTTGGTGAGCTTACTCCATTCCCAATTACTCATTATTATGTATGTAGATAGAACGTAGCTCTTCACAGATGTCGACTTCATTATCCATCGATGAAaacatatgcatatatataaaaaacatGGAGAAACACTAATTTCAAATGTTTCCATGCTCTAATATAAATTTCCTAAATAAGAAATTGAATCTTTTCTCAAGGTTATTATTAAGGTTATTTCTTAAGGTGTATTATTATATAATCGAACAAATTAAAAGCAACTAATTTAATGCTGCATTTATGGGCACACAGCGATGGAACTTGTTTCAGCCCTAAGAGCTTACCCTAACTGTTAATTTGTTATCATAATTTGCACTTTGTATACATACCTTTACATGTCAGATTGCATTATACGACAGTAATAATCCTGAACCTCACGAATGAGAAACTTGTAGGACTTTTGCGATGTCTCTTCATGACAAATGGATTCTGATATAAATATCCTCTTTACTGACtgccttttttcttttgtgaaCATGGCCAAGATTCTTCAAACATTGCTTTCTGTGTTATGGATTACTATGTGTTCTCATTATTTGCTATGAAACTTTTTAACAACGCTTTTTTAATCTGAAGTGATTTTTATAAACTTTTCATTGATTGAAACTGAATTTTCTTCCGTATTACTGCGGGTTCAGGTTGTAGATATTGCTATCGggtcactagttggccgatatatcggtatcGACACCAAAacgtgatatcggtcgagcccTTGTTGAATGCAACCATTTAGAAACTTGTTATATTTTTTCAGTCAAatatatagcatatatatatatatttatataaaatgttgcAAAATGAAACCAGTATTCGAAGAGTTTgcctatttgaaaaaattattacaatcgTCTTATTCGTGCAAAGATTTTAAGGTTGGTGGTatcaactttatattcatactGTGATTTTTATGTTTCTCGACCGTAAACAGTGACTACGTTCTATGATACAAGACGTCTCACCTCTGATCAACTTGCCTGAATTTGGTCCGAATTTCACTTGTACTCGTGATTATGTCCTGTTTCATTGCTGAATTTGCACGTTCGTATACGGTGATTAAGGCGGACGCTGTCAAGTTGGTGAAGGCCTCCCGTCAAGTCCATTCATTTGAAACTTCTTAGCTTAAATGGTAACAAGACAAAGATGTGTAGTTCTCGTTATATATAGGTCGTATTGTTGACTTTGAGATCCGCTGGATAATTTGGAAAAATCCTACGAATGTATATTAGCGAATTACATAAATCAAATTGCTAGGTTATATTCTCAAGTCTGAGGTATTTCAATTTGTCTCCCTTCaagctttatattttttttggtgAACAATAATAACGTGGTCCTAAATATTTCACAGATATCGAAGAGGATAATTCAGTACGTCGAATTTGAATCATGACTTGTATAACACACACGATCTTATCTTATGATGAGGATTTTTTTTTCGGAGATCGTCAACTCCAACTTGTTGAAAGGTAAGTAAGATGGTTATTGTTTCCCACCAGGTCCACGTATTTGACTTCACGTAGCCTGAATGGTAGTCGACGTGGGGCTTTAGTTCTGGTGATGTATAGATCAGTGGTTATTAAACTTGATGTACCAGCGGATCCCTTATGCTCCTCTGCAATACCTGCTGACCCCCTAAATTTTCTAACATGAAACACAATAGAAGGACATAGAATTGAGCTATTCCGAAAACATTCAAATTAGCTGCCACTCGCCGCGTACGCAAATAACTCACTGGATTATCTCATGTGATCTTCCACGTCAAGTTTGTACCTTGCTTTCGTGTTGATTTGAAGAACTAAAAAAAACACGTTCACATAAGCAAGTGGAGACGAATGAGATGGTGATTTTGAATGCAATGGCGTTATACTCACAACTACTTGTTTTTGTGCGATCAAAGAGTGCAGATGCAATAAAAGAATTATCAACCTTTTTTTGATACTGGAGGCCTAAATTGAGATAACTCTGAGCATTTTGCTGCTAATAGAAGAAATGTGAAAATTACAGTGCAGGTGATTTGACGCGATCGCTGAAATGCGGTCACGGAACCACAGCACGGTGcgaattttttgattttgatgacgtcaccacATAGAAATTTAAGTAAAAAACGAATTCTATAGAGCAcacacaaatttttaaaataagttgAATGGCCTtgtagcgacaacaacaatctttaaccattgAAAATGGAAAAGAAGATAGCGAACCCTATGTTTTGGCGCGGAAAACATCCTTCTCATTTTTACAGCGTATAACGAAGACCTTTCGGACTTAATTAAGCCAAAGTTCAGGCTTCAATAACACGCTAATGTTAGTGAATGGACGATTTCCGTATTTTATCAACTTAGAAAATATGTAAGGTAATTtatatttggatttttttttagtatACAAGCGCAAAACGTTTTGAATGAACGCTCACGCAAAGCAGTGCATAGTTTAGAAACACCATCTGAATAAAGATGGCTCTGTCGAGTTGTTGACCCATTAGTTAGAAAGCAAAGCAATTAGTAACAAAACCGTTGGTACCGCGTCCTCGTGAAATGAATAACAAAATTGTTGAGAGTGTTCAAATAATTTCTACCTCCAGCACAATTGTTCTCACTAGCTAGTCGCTTCCTTCTTTCCCACATCAGACGTTTTGCAAGAACTGCTCCAATTTATGGCAGTTTTAGGATATAAAATGGTGCTAAGTATTTCCCATCATTGTTCCCACTAGTTAAACGCACGTCAGAGTTTTGAGAAAACTGCTTTAAATGTCATtgtattggaaaataaaattaaatggaataattgttttataaaaCCAAGGACACTTATTAATTATTACTTTTCCAATGTTTACCCAAAGTTCAAGCTTGATAATATGTAGAAACGTTTGCTCATATTGAAGTTTATATTCctaaatttctatatttttttatttgccgGAGATTTCTTTTATGCGATctttattgatttaaaattatcttagtttgttttaaaaaaactcCGTAAGTTCATTTAATTTAACTAAACATATGAAGAAAGACTATATATTCTCAATACATCGAGCAGAGAACATCAGTTTGTTCGCTGGGTAGGAGGCAGCTCATCGAATATTTAGaacaataattattttcaaatccaGTTCTCTGTACTGACGTAATAAGCAGAAAATATTTCCAAgtcaaatattttctaattcaGTATTTCatctagttttgagaaaaactcTTTAAACGTTTACACTTACAAGTCAATATGAGGAGATTTCTTGTATCGATCATGCTGTCGGCTGCTGTAATGTTGATATTTCTTGATGGCACATACGGACAAGGTTTGttgtattatatttattcagtgAAGTTTTTAATTATTGGACATGAATTTTGACGTTCTACATTTACCCGAACACTAAGTTTTGTTAGAAATCTTTCATATGAGCTGAAGTACCGTCTAACTCTAACCCACGTGCTGCAACACATAACCTTGCAGTAAAATTTCTTTATCGAAGATGCCgtgtttcaaataaattgtttcACACCATGcatcattttcaatataatatccAATCAGATGTAACTAAAACGATAGATTGCCAATTATTTGGCATGACCAATGTTTGTCTTGCAAATTGTCGTGAATGACTGACAGAATATTtctaaattgttttttattttatccagCATGTTACAATGACAAAGATTGTGATTCTGACCTATTTTGCAATGAAGATAAAGGAGAGTGCATAGGTAAATTCTGATATAATGCATCAATAACGTCCTGAGGGTTGAATATGATCAAATGAAAATAGTATATGGAATATTACTTCCTCGGAATAGCTTATTCcggttcaaaaaaaaaatatttcatagtggggtactaattttttttcatcctATCACACAAACCAATGTAATTGTCAGAAAATTGCACGCTACTCAACATTCTACTATTAGAGTCTTGATTAAATTAAAGATCGACTATTTCCATATTCAGTATAATACCAATCATGCATTGGTAAAATTATCGATGACCACTTTTTGCACTACGTTATTTGGCTTACTTGATTTTTGTGAATGTCACAGTTTCggtatatatttaatttgtcTTTTAAGCTGAATGTAAAACAGATGTAGACTGTGCTTCTGAAAAAGTTTGCTACGAGAGTGGTTGTTATTATAAaggtaaattttaatattataaatcagaaattttaaTTCCTACACATACCTTCGTCCCGCATTCGATACTAATAACCAAATTCCATTGGGACTCCATCGCTAGCATCATTCAGACCACTTTTATGCTACATCATTGATTCATAAACTAAACTACCAACAAGTTTattgttgtattttatttattgcttcATGTTTGGGGAGAAATGTTTGACCCAAGCAAGATTGAGCCGAGTCTATTATGTCCATACTCAACACTCAACCATAACTCTTTTTGAAACTGCTTATTTTTGTTGAACTCAACACAAAGTCTAATCTGCGagtaaaaattgtatttttgtcaTCAATTAGCGCGACGAAGGAGATAAAGATCTAATATCATAACAGCAGACTCATGTATAGAAATATCGTCTATAGACTTTTCATGTTTTAGATTAATGACTGATGACCACGGATCAATTAGCGTTTTGCAAAGAGAAAGAATCAATGCAAacagagaaaataaatttgcataGAATTTACtaagtataaaataataaaatgtccaacaacAATATTGTTTGTGATCTTTTTAATTGGCATTCGGACCATGTTAGAGGTCTTGGACGATCATGAAACAGCATGAGAAAATTTATACATTCATGCGGGAGCGTAGCCCAGAATTTTAACTGGTGGTGGGGagtctgaaatttctaattgccaagttagagaGTAACAGATAGCGGGCATACCGCTGCCAAATAAAGCATGTCCAGAAATTTATAACTAGATAACTATCGGCTTATCGGGGCTAGATACTTATCGGGGTAATCAACGCCGAGTCGGAGAAAAGTCTTCATTGTTTCTGTCAGCTTGCTGAACGTGTGTTGCAAGTTTGTGATGATTCGAGGAGGCAGCGTGTGTAATTGTTTACAGTTCTAGAATTTGTACTGATGTTGAAATTGGGGCTGTAACAGGATTAATATAACGATAAATTTAACAACTTTATACTTTTCGAGCTTATAGATATCTTTCACCCTTCGCAAACCCCGAGTCAAAGTTTCAAACAGCGTATTTTACAGATTTTCGATCATTCTCAGCAAAATAGGAAATTAAAAGTGAGACTATTTGGTTGAGTCTATCGTACCAtttcaaacaatattaaaagcttttgaaatatctGAGGAAATTGATTGAGCTTCACCTCTTCGATCTAATTTGTCGTGTGTTATTCAGTTATAATTAGTAACAAATCAGGCATAGAACATCAACGACAAAAGTCCTATTGCTTGTCATGTGAATGATCATATATGATTGTGACTATACTTATCTGCGTTGAtaatatattcgaatactttgctTATGGTTGGCAAATGACTTATGTTATAGGTAATACTTATCAGAATCCTTCCTACCTCTGCTATGACAATCCATAACCAGCAGTTTAAAAAAGACAACACAAATGTTTGCTAAAAAATTTTGGTAAAATCGGAGATATTTTGAGGAAAATTTTTTTAGAGCTATAAGGCAGTTTATATTGCCTGAACAAGATGCTGCCGATAAATTAAACTTTGCAATTGCGCGTATAACcatattttataacttcactTTAATCAATATAGTGCGTTCTGGAAAATTATTCTGGTTGATTTGAACttcccagatagcacaactacgtcggaacaaccatggccgaacgttgttcgaaccaccggcccaataatggcgaacaaccatgttccagcgaagatttggccgctgggccaacgtcggtcctttcgctgtaatgcaaccgtggcaaatggtcgggccaacgtaggcgatacgttgtaacacaatcgtgaaaTATGGCCGGTCCAACGTtggcgatacgttgtaacacaatcgtgacaTATGGCCGGGCCTACGTAGGTGACACGTTGTAATACAATCGTGGCACATGGTCGGGCCAAGTTAGGCGATGTGTTGTACAGACAGGGTATGGATCTATACTACATAGAAATTTCCCACTaatctaacattatttatataataaaaaacaaaagataacaaaatgtctttattttacaaatatgtatacatgtaataaaattaatcggagttcgttgccagatcatccatagctgaaaaatataaaaattctgtgttaaattgcagtattagcaaattacagcaccagagttcaaagcctagtctgaatgactgcatcccaacaaattttcagagtaggaatcttaagccaagtttctgcagtcgcaaatgtgtgagtgaagcttacattgacaagacaataataattgagaaatacagaaattcttgattccgcaaggggggcgtagacaatgttttgatgggaatatttgttggagggaattttgatgatttgagattttatctgactaaaatgtcttcaaatattccttgttgaaattcatctatattattagaaacaacatgcaccatgattagtctatttgtttaattgatttacaataaatttatttgtaacttCATCATTTGCTGTTGTGCTAGGGGGGGATGATAATGTAAAAAGTACTGTACGGGAGCGATGATACAAataagttcgaaaaccactgttcgccattatgcaccaaactctggcaacattggattggcaatttggcacttgactctaaccataatcagcttggcgatatctccttaataaatatttttctatactgttcacttttgtatacaaaatctacattcaatttctttactgttcacagttgtttacaaaattattactcaatttgacaatcataatgataaaaatgaatggtgtggcaactggcaagtacattttgtttactaccaaacttatctaaattttctcgcctgtttttattttattatatctctgttgttgttgtgtgtgagtaacttaatttaattcatgaacacgataggcatctttttggcaaaaccttatattctttacgcttcaatcttaattaaggttttgttttcactccagattgtcagattctatttaatcaatttttgttcatttcccgtatgaattatcttaagctgatttggagtcaaaataatcttatacttataaaatggaagagggtagagcagagaaagatggtggtacaatatgataaacatattacatacGTACCTTTAATAGCAGAAACTAAGTGCGTCCCACTCACTCCTTATCCACCGCGTCCTGCACAGTTGAATAAGCGGgagagtaaatttgttataactGAGCTCATGATTCTCCAATCCAGTCTTTCTCGGAGCAACCTccaagacttgacaaatatcttatctggaatgagtaaataagcCCAATTATAAGAATACATCTAATGAAAAGGTTTCCATCCGTTGCAAAAGCTCTATGTTAAATTATCGCGAGTATCtactctaaaatatacacatatgtgttttgtccacatcctattcgtataaaagtgaacaattttaatattgcaatcagatcgtatttagacatttaaataaccttccttgaacacgaagcgaaaatattgggcatattgtatttcatacataaattcgaagcgcttcatgcagtcaaaaacaaaacgacaaaaaataaaaggcactcaataagatgagacccagcaagggtattttcacctattttactttcatgttctgtttagctttccaattaattatggagtaatctgcaatattttaacagtgtactaaaactaaacaaatattctgaatctcagagctttttacatcgtggtcttcatacgatggcatgtgttaccggtcagcgaactcttaaattaattttgcttgccCACTGGCCGCtggggtaaaaaggttgggaaccactgaactaaacaGTTAAGTACAAGTACAACCACGTTGCACTAATGCCCCGCAAACTTACAGTCGATTTTCATCAGAATGattgaatagaataaattgatttttaatgttttctcgtTGTGGGGTCACAAGTATCTGTAGcctgtgattttacaaaaa contains:
- the LOC144422172 gene encoding uncharacterized protein LOC144422172, which codes for MNSEFENTSNIYSGNSSYYNETRAKDFNRSMDESLVSEIVYIFYALVMTYIIITLTIDIRRRKNVSGNRASKNLGTAIKIVRYIFAWDLLLVAIHSGVEKYIVEMYFPELCSISHFLYFFCTSTASIFSYLILWLRQRLLYQEQAMKHLTTCSTRFLSIASLILVISLPSTLIFLSPISAEIGMTERGCGIVRIRVKINYTAFWISYGVWTIFTQMVLLYLYLLPIFKHKENAGNASRELMPVLKKAAIAASLCFLSDTMATIFIVLFTSKLALLANQIFNLIMTIMAFVDWKRMLLPFCFKESVASN